The window GTAACAGCTCTAAGACACCTGTTGAAAAACTGCGTGACAAAGCTTGGGTTGAAGCCAATGGTCATACTGGTTCTATCATGGACTATGCACGTTTCAACTATGTAGCACAACCTGAAGATAATATCAGCCGTAAAGGTTTGTATCCACGCATTGGCGACTACGATAAGTGGGCCATTAAGTGGGGCTATGGTTATATCCCGGGTAGCAACGAAGAAGAGACTGAAAAGAACAGCAGCAAAATGGTGACTGCAGCACTGAAAGAAAATCCACGTCATTGGTTTGGTACTTATGAGCGTGGTAACAGAGCTGATCCACGTAGCCAGAGCGAAGACCTGTCTGATAATGCAGTAAAAGCTAGCGAGTATGGTATCAAGAACTTGCAGCGTATTATCAAAGGTTTACCTGAGTGGACTAAAGAAGAAGCTGATCAGTATGAGAACCTGGGTACTATGTATGTTCAGTTGCTCGGTCAGTTCCGTCGCTATGTTGGCCACGTAACTGCTAACGTAGGTGGTGTGTATGAAACATTCAAGACAGCTGATGAAAACGAAGCAGTATATGAAATCACACCTAAGAGCAGACAAAAAGAAGCTGTTGCATTCCTGAATAAGCAGGTGTTTGAAACACCAACTTGGTTGATTGATAAGAATATCTGGAATAAAATCAACAACCCAATTGCCAACGATCCTGTTGTTGGTTTGCAGGAAGGCGCAATGTCTGGCTTAGTAAGTGCAGACAGATTAAATCGTATGCAAATCAGTGCTGAGCGTTTCGGTCTTGACAAAGGTTATACACCAATGGAAATGCTGAACGATGTTGAGAAAGGTATCTTCAGTGAACTGAGCAGCAAGAAGCCAATCGACTTCTACCGCCGTTTAGTACAGAAGAGCTATGTAGACAAGCTGGTTAACATCCTTACTCCTGCTGCTGCTCAAACTGTTTCAGTACCTGGTTTTGGTACCTTAACAGTGGGCACAGATACCCGTAAGAGTGATGTACCTGCAATCGTACGTGCTCAACTGGTAGGCCTGCGCAACCAAATCAACGCAGCTGCTGCCGGCACAACAGATAAGATGAGCAAAGTGCATCTGCAAGACCTGTCTGAGAAAATCAAGCAGGCTTTGGATCCTAAATAAATTCATCGGTTGAATTGTTAAAAAGCTCCGGTTTCTTGCCGGAGCTTTTTTATTGATGCATCTTGCAATAGCAATTGTACTATGAGAAAATACCTACTTCTATCCCTTTTGATATTTGTCTGTATTACAGGCAATACACAAGCCAGAATTATTTACGGTTATCTGAAAGACAGCCTTAGTGGAAAGCCTGTTGCACTAGCCAGTATCACCAATACGGTAACCAAACAAACTGTGGTAAGTAATCAGGATGGTAAATTCCGCATCAATGCAAGTGCAGGACATATACTTTCATTCGCAGCGGTTGGCTATGGATTTGACACAACCTTACTGGGCTTAGATTTTAAAGACACGATTTATGTTCGGATGCAAACCTTGGGCAGACAATTGGCTGATGTAACTGTTGTAGCCAATAAAAAATGGAGCCGCTATCAATTAGACAGCATACAACGCAGGGCAGAATTTTTGCAAGCTGTAGGTGGTGATTATAAGATTCCCACTTTTGCTTTATCGAATTCCGGCGCAGGTCTGGGTTTTAATCTCGATCGATTTTCTAAACATGAAAAGCGGAAGCGAAAAGCATTTGAATTCTTTGAAGACCAAGAACAGGAAGCGTATATCAACTACTATTTCACAAAGGAAATTGTACAACAATACACGGGACTAACAGACGAGAAATTACATGCATTTATGCAAACACACAGACCCTCGTATAAGTGGTTAAGAAAATTTCATACAGAGGAAGATCTCAAGTATTACCTGAATGATCAGCTGAAAATATTCTTCGGCAGAAAATAATTATTCGTAACGCAGGGCTACAATCGGATTGAGCTTAGCCGCTTTCATTGCAGGATATAGACCAGCCAGCAAACCTACAACCGTACAGATGATAATACCAGTTACTACCCATCCCCAAGGGATAAGGAAGCCCGTACCTAATACTATACCAAAGAGATTGCCGACCAATACACCGAGAATGATACCAAAAATTGCACCCAGCAAACTAATGATCATACTCTCGAATAAGAATTGCTGACGCACATTACTGCGCTTGCCACCAATAGCTTTAATCAACCCTACTTCTTTGGTTCTTTCATTTACCGCTACAAGCATGATATTCATCAAACCGATAGCTGCACCAATCAAAGTAATCAAACCAATCGCACCTGCAGAACCCGTAATACTGCTTAAAAAGCCAATAAAGAGTTCAGCGAACTTATCACTCTTCTCTATTACGAAATTATCATCATCAATTGGTTGCAATTTGCGCACTGCTCTGAACGCCGCAGTAGCTTCACCAATAGCAGGCTCTAATTCATTCACATTCGCCACCATCACACCCATCATATAGCTTGGCGATGATCTGGCTAGTCTGTTTACATTTCTGTACGAAGTAATCACCACATCATCCTGACGCAACATCGCGCTAGATCCTTT is drawn from Chitinophagales bacterium and contains these coding sequences:
- a CDS encoding ABC transporter permease, which gives rise to MSVGDSFLLAWRTVRSNKLRTGITVAIIAFGIMALIGIITAIEAMNQSLKESFSSMGANAFNIRFKESRVRFGGNGSDVQKQKKGKKEKKSNLGKPIRQEEAEMFQENYNFPSTVSIYRRGPGAQELRYEDKKTNPQITVWGGDENYLAVSGYSIQEGRPLNKLDVNSGRNVCLLGDNVAGKLFGADKSRCLDRVIRIGSIPYRVVGLLKAKGSSAMLRQDDVVITSYRNVNRLARSSPSYMMGVMVANVNELEPAIGEATAAFRAVRKLQPIDDDNFVIEKSDKFAELFIGFLSSITGSAGAIGLITLIGAAIGLMNIMLVAVNERTKEVGLIKAIGGKRSNVRQQFLFESMIISLLGAIFGIILGVLVGNLFGIVLGTGFLIPWGWVVTGIIICTVVGLLAGLYPAMKAAKLNPIVALRYE